One segment of Proteus appendicitidis DNA contains the following:
- a CDS encoding cell envelope integrity TolA C-terminal domain-containing protein — protein sequence MKKYIFLFSFLLSGYLSAAPIDNNSVINFVEQIKKSISSSFYEKENYKGKECLIKVTLSDDGRLISAVPDERNTKNDKSLCDIGIEIIKETKFPSPPENKKISNKNTFYIDFRP from the coding sequence ATGAAGAAATATATATTTCTTTTCAGTTTTCTTCTCTCTGGATATTTAAGTGCAGCGCCTATCGATAATAATTCTGTAATAAACTTTGTAGAACAAATAAAAAAATCGATCAGCTCAAGTTTCTACGAAAAAGAGAATTATAAAGGCAAAGAATGCTTAATAAAGGTGACATTATCTGATGATGGAAGATTAATTTCAGCTGTTCCAGATGAAAGAAACACGAAAAATGATAAATCACTTTGTGATATAGGCATTGAAATTATTAAAGAAACAAAGTTTCCTTCACCGCCAGAAAATAAGAAGATCAGCAATAAAAATACGTTTTATATTGACTTTAGGCCGTAA